A window from Listeria seeligeri serovar 1/2b str. SLCC3954 encodes these proteins:
- a CDS encoding MurR/RpiR family transcriptional regulator — protein sequence MNILIKIRELANLTNSEKELADYILANPRKTLQSRPKELATAAFVSTATIYRLINKLGLNGVGELKIEIASSLRETTEEKEINYDYPILESDTPYQIMTNLNQIYKGTLDETLSNADPEELVRIGEKLINAKIIDVYAASANLFFAQNFRFQMQEIGILINVPEEDYIQRLSAANSDKNHVALVISYGGRSETLQKAVKILSESNTPIILITSMQENALAEFATHKIYMASAENHYNKVSSFSTRQSLLSILDTIYSIIFNYNYDKNIHYKTNNYQKMNNDLI from the coding sequence ATGAATATACTAATTAAAATAAGAGAATTAGCCAATTTAACCAATAGCGAAAAAGAACTCGCAGACTATATTCTAGCTAACCCTAGAAAAACACTGCAGTCCAGGCCAAAAGAATTAGCAACGGCGGCGTTTGTTTCCACTGCAACCATCTACCGTTTAATCAACAAATTAGGACTAAATGGTGTCGGCGAATTAAAAATTGAAATCGCTTCAAGCCTGCGAGAAACAACCGAAGAAAAAGAAATAAATTACGATTATCCTATTTTGGAATCGGATACACCCTACCAAATAATGACCAATCTGAATCAAATATACAAAGGAACCCTTGACGAAACTTTAAGCAATGCTGATCCAGAAGAACTCGTTCGGATTGGCGAAAAATTGATTAATGCAAAAATAATTGATGTCTACGCGGCTTCCGCTAACTTATTTTTCGCGCAAAACTTCCGATTCCAAATGCAAGAAATCGGTATTCTAATCAACGTGCCTGAGGAAGACTATATCCAAAGACTCTCCGCGGCAAACAGCGATAAAAATCATGTTGCCCTCGTCATTTCTTATGGCGGCAGAAGCGAAACGTTGCAAAAAGCAGTAAAAATTTTATCCGAAAGCAATACACCGATTATCTTAATTACATCAATGCAAGAAAATGCCTTAGCCGAGTTTGCCACTCACAAAATTTATATGGCCTCCGCGGAGAATCATTACAACAAAGTCTCTTCCTTCTCAACTAGACAATCACTCCTCAGCATTTTGGACACGATTTATTCGATTATTTTTAACTATAACTATGATAAAAACATTCATTATAAAACAAACAATTACCAAAAAATGAACAATGATTTGATATGA
- a CDS encoding aldo/keto reductase, with protein MTLSFSDTYRLNNGIEMPRHGFGVYKLTDEKRMRTALETAVDVGYRLFDTASFYHNEKQLGDFFQSSGLKRDDFFVTTKMWNTEQGYDKTLRAFEQSQKKLQLDQIDLYLVHWPKQDTFFETWRAVEKLYDEGLVRAIGVSNFEAHHLDRLRTSANVLPVVDQVETHPHFPNHLLHRYLEELHVVHQAWSPLGRGGVLEETTLIELGEKHGKSPAQIVLRWHLQNNISIIPKSETPSRIKENADIYDFELTEADMRQVDRLNTGERVSHAPDVMYVRSEI; from the coding sequence ATGACACTTTCTTTCTCTGATACATACAGACTGAACAATGGAATTGAAATGCCTAGGCACGGTTTTGGGGTTTATAAGTTAACTGATGAAAAACGAATGCGCACTGCTCTTGAAACAGCGGTGGATGTAGGGTATCGCTTATTTGATACAGCATCTTTTTATCACAATGAAAAGCAACTGGGTGATTTCTTTCAATCAAGTGGGTTAAAACGTGATGACTTCTTTGTCACTACGAAAATGTGGAATACCGAGCAGGGCTATGACAAAACGCTTCGTGCTTTTGAACAGTCGCAGAAAAAATTACAGTTAGACCAAATTGATTTATATTTAGTTCATTGGCCGAAACAAGATACTTTTTTTGAGACTTGGCGTGCAGTTGAAAAACTTTATGATGAAGGGCTTGTTCGAGCAATTGGTGTAAGTAATTTTGAAGCTCATCATTTAGATCGCCTTCGTACGAGTGCTAATGTTCTTCCAGTTGTAGATCAAGTAGAAACTCACCCACACTTCCCGAATCACTTGCTACATCGCTATTTAGAGGAACTTCATGTTGTTCATCAAGCTTGGAGTCCACTTGGTCGGGGCGGGGTTTTAGAAGAAACTACTTTAATAGAACTTGGGGAAAAACACGGCAAATCTCCCGCACAAATCGTTTTACGCTGGCATTTGCAAAACAATATTTCGATTATTCCTAAGTCAGAAACACCTTCAAGAATTAAGGAAAATGCGGATATTTATGATTTTGAGTTAACGGAGGCAGATATGCGCCAAGTTGACCGTTTAAATACTGGCGAACGTGTAAGTCATGCGCCAGATGTGATGTATGTAAGGTCTGAAATTTAG
- a CDS encoding LapB repeat-containing protein, with translation MENKSKKQLKVNRKLNKLKSGLILSTSLVMLVPSSPIPVLATEVLEDKENENTTPAEETALSTKEKNTEEAVTEIGESHEEAGVPKEETEKLTEKKTVKDSGNSTIIPESAWEGANWLTTLAAEKVGKPANELTYEDLTTITSLNYTSPANTYVRLPGIIGSFSNLTTLKVSGLEGAIPAELANISTLSELTLNKGRLTGIIPSQIQRMESLTQIDFSDNALSGNYDNMDAIFQSKVTSASLANNFLDNTDGQQSISFKSGNEIESIDLNKETVILNSDGSENAEKKTRVNNNLQYATSNGSVISGERGNYTLAVKNEEAFTLNIGIERASSGQAFFSTEITPDIKPKIVVGKKTAPEFQGVPTPEEIIAAFEVRAYDNKDGDITSQITVSGLDNIDGSVSGSYNVELTATDSDGNTSDTQTITVAVVAEDTIPFELWQVTVNENGAITGGAGSNFSKEALKQVNAGTGVDKTISQLTPADVDDITSIRFSGNTYSSGGAIPKAVGEFKNLESLTITSLGHGDLPNEMKGLTKLKTLSINGSTNQSGSDLSDPNNVIETLTGLQNLTVAETTGKFDITKYPTNLTNLKSLKFQNTGGWQYPIKVTGNTSGFESFTELTDLELTGNLTGLTIDDHFNEMPAIKNLKISSEEPSSSKTNFKGEITSDITRLTTLTTLTLNGLSEYASGTLPAYFGEIPNLTSLNLAGNGFVGEIPASYDHLSTLNLNKNYLTGDYDALNKSSTRTFYGNLYDNAPASANQSEILVTRNSVSNNNWILGEPADYTVSFAGIEKDYHQKYMKSMYQVESMDANTNATITGTNTVKINPLATGDSDFKVSIINSPETLETNTMSQKIIQGTVVDSLPEIHYDANKLNIALQKGTTAPTVSELMEQMGITSTMGDEDVSQYTEVSGVTEFSDMDMTATNTSGYEFTLTATTASGVEGSSVKVRVFITDTNPETVIPVSSWEEQQPLIDKVTSYTGKSIEEVTYQDIVNLTTLDLSNSGMTKFPAVFGEFLSLTNLNISNNYDLVGTIPDSIGNLKALQIFKIYNTAISGQIPDSVLALTKLKEAHIDNTFINDKTSNFSSVFNNAINQYNDDYYEKSFLIGSSSSWKLQAGTTKSFNIGEEVDLFADDVVEANFSGTLLGESATRTKFSKYMNIEILQGNAQVVKDADGLQKIHTNGEGSITARVTVPNADVASLLSENANTTLIVNFNVKDANAPVITTARESVEVTTGSNLLTTNNFISLFGISVYDEADGNLTYAANTTYIPEFINELGEYRVVIDTIDYSGNEASKTVELLDKSKPVIGAAISSQNVSLENASSTLSDAEIIELFGVTAKDNMDSNIADSLTVSGEENYNRAVGTYQFTVTARDESGNESSRALVLNVTDEGTPEINVDASKLTYELGGEPLSETSTPEEFTAYIGLTMTDNVSSEETLRANLIVDGFDEIDFTTAGEYPITLSTSDESGNEANLDVNFTIEDTVVPVLGVDNQRISQSFGEDYAFTSESLVEAAGININDADAKASYTIDEADLEALNTAIQSNDLTNAGEYSVEVTAKDSSGNVSIPVTVVVNVQDTKAPVLEADLSHSLVQYTTLPTADEIKESIHATVTDKVDKELSVADIQVTDLDSIDMEVAGTSTIKLSVVDGSGNESERTVEIEVQADTDKDGIPDSDEKDEGTDPLNPDNDPDGDDVPDGDDKDGNGKPDGDDKNPLNPEDNPNGGDNTPLNPENNPNTQGDQANTSGANKEPSTKTTQIELPATGDDTSATTTLFGGIMALLGTIWIKRHSKKEKTVTTKK, from the coding sequence TTGGAAAATAAAAGCAAGAAACAACTTAAAGTAAACAGAAAACTAAATAAGCTTAAAAGTGGATTGATTCTTAGCACCTCTTTAGTAATGCTTGTACCAAGTTCACCAATACCAGTATTAGCCACCGAGGTATTAGAGGATAAAGAAAACGAAAATACAACTCCAGCTGAGGAGACAGCTCTTTCAACCAAAGAAAAAAATACCGAGGAAGCTGTTACAGAAATAGGGGAGTCGCATGAAGAAGCGGGAGTACCTAAGGAAGAAACTGAAAAACTTACTGAGAAAAAAACTGTGAAGGATAGTGGTAATAGCACAATTATCCCAGAAAGCGCATGGGAAGGAGCTAACTGGTTGACGACCCTTGCAGCTGAAAAAGTTGGGAAACCAGCGAATGAGTTAACTTACGAAGACTTAACGACAATCACGTCTCTAAATTATACATCGCCCGCGAATACTTATGTTCGTTTACCAGGAATTATAGGTAGTTTCTCTAATCTAACAACACTTAAAGTATCAGGATTAGAAGGAGCGATTCCCGCTGAATTGGCAAACATTTCAACATTGAGTGAATTAACTTTAAACAAAGGACGTTTAACGGGTATTATTCCAAGTCAAATACAAAGAATGGAAAGTTTGACCCAAATAGATTTTTCTGATAATGCCTTAAGTGGAAATTATGACAATATGGATGCGATATTCCAATCGAAAGTGACGTCGGCTAGTTTGGCGAATAATTTCTTGGATAACACAGATGGTCAGCAATCTATTAGCTTTAAGAGTGGAAATGAGATAGAAAGTATTGATTTGAATAAAGAAACAGTAATTTTAAATTCTGATGGTAGTGAAAACGCAGAGAAAAAGACACGAGTAAATAATAACTTACAATATGCTACATCAAATGGTTCGGTGATTTCTGGAGAGCGTGGAAATTATACATTAGCAGTGAAAAATGAAGAGGCGTTTACCTTAAATATAGGAATTGAACGTGCATCTTCTGGTCAAGCCTTTTTCAGCACAGAAATTACACCAGATATTAAACCGAAAATCGTAGTAGGAAAGAAAACTGCACCAGAATTCCAAGGTGTACCAACTCCCGAAGAAATAATCGCTGCTTTTGAAGTGAGGGCTTATGATAATAAGGATGGAGATATTACGAGCCAAATAACAGTGAGTGGATTAGATAACATAGACGGGAGTGTAAGTGGTTCTTATAATGTTGAATTGACAGCAACAGATAGTGATGGTAATACATCGGATACGCAAACTATTACTGTTGCGGTTGTAGCAGAAGATACGATTCCGTTTGAACTATGGCAAGTAACAGTAAATGAGAACGGAGCAATTACTGGTGGAGCAGGATCTAATTTTTCCAAAGAAGCGCTCAAACAAGTCAATGCAGGGACAGGTGTGGATAAAACTATTAGCCAATTAACACCAGCAGATGTGGATGATATTACTTCTATTAGGTTTAGCGGCAACACTTATTCTTCTGGGGGAGCTATTCCAAAAGCGGTTGGTGAATTCAAAAATTTAGAGAGTCTAACTATAACAAGCTTAGGGCACGGGGATTTACCAAATGAAATGAAGGGGCTCACAAAACTAAAAACATTAAGCATAAACGGAAGCACAAATCAAAGTGGATCCGACCTGAGTGATCCGAATAATGTAATCGAAACGTTAACGGGTTTGCAGAACTTGACGGTAGCAGAAACAACAGGGAAATTTGATATCACGAAGTATCCAACCAATTTGACCAACTTGAAAAGCCTTAAGTTTCAAAACACGGGTGGCTGGCAATATCCTATAAAGGTTACCGGGAATACAAGTGGCTTCGAGTCTTTTACAGAATTAACAGATTTAGAATTAACTGGAAATCTGACAGGGCTGACTATAGATGACCATTTCAATGAGATGCCGGCAATTAAAAACTTGAAAATAAGTTCAGAGGAACCATCTTCTTCTAAAACTAATTTCAAAGGAGAAATTACAAGTGATATTACCCGGCTGACAACTTTAACAACCTTAACACTCAATGGATTAAGTGAATATGCATCTGGCACACTTCCTGCTTATTTTGGAGAGATTCCTAATTTAACATCTTTAAACTTAGCTGGTAATGGTTTTGTAGGAGAGATACCAGCAAGTTATGATCACTTGTCTACGCTCAATTTAAATAAGAATTATTTAACTGGAGATTATGATGCATTAAACAAATCCTCCACAAGAACGTTCTATGGCAATTTATATGACAATGCGCCTGCTAGTGCAAACCAATCAGAAATACTAGTTACAAGAAATAGTGTCAGTAATAATAACTGGATTCTTGGTGAGCCAGCAGATTATACGGTTTCTTTTGCAGGGATAGAAAAAGATTACCACCAGAAATATATGAAATCAATGTATCAAGTGGAAAGCATGGATGCTAATACGAATGCTACAATTACAGGCACTAATACAGTTAAAATCAATCCTTTAGCTACAGGTGATTCTGACTTTAAAGTAAGTATTATAAACAGTCCGGAAACCCTAGAAACTAACACGATGAGTCAAAAAATCATTCAAGGTACAGTGGTAGACAGTTTGCCTGAAATTCACTATGATGCGAATAAACTTAATATCGCTCTACAGAAAGGAACAACTGCCCCTACTGTCTCAGAATTGATGGAACAGATGGGAATCACCAGCACAATGGGTGATGAAGATGTTAGTCAATATACAGAAGTATCTGGTGTGACCGAATTTTCAGATATGGATATGACAGCAACCAATACTAGTGGTTATGAATTCACTCTGACTGCCACAACAGCATCAGGGGTAGAAGGTAGTTCCGTAAAAGTAAGAGTTTTTATTACTGACACGAACCCGGAGACTGTCATTCCTGTTAGTAGCTGGGAGGAGCAACAACCTTTAATTGATAAGGTTACTAGCTATACAGGAAAAAGCATTGAAGAAGTGACCTATCAAGATATAGTGAATCTAACGACATTAGATCTATCTAATAGCGGAATGACTAAATTCCCAGCTGTTTTTGGTGAATTTTTAAGCCTAACTAATTTGAATATCAGTAATAATTATGATTTAGTGGGGACAATCCCGGATAGTATAGGTAATTTAAAAGCGTTACAAATCTTTAAGATATACAATACAGCTATTTCAGGGCAAATCCCAGATAGTGTCCTTGCATTGACCAAATTGAAGGAAGCTCATATCGATAACACTTTTATAAATGATAAGACTAGTAACTTTTCGTCTGTTTTTAATAACGCAATTAATCAGTATAATGATGACTATTACGAAAAATCATTCTTAATTGGAAGTTCGAGTAGTTGGAAATTACAAGCCGGAACAACTAAGTCATTTAATATTGGAGAAGAAGTTGATCTTTTTGCAGATGATGTTGTAGAAGCTAATTTTAGCGGAACGTTATTAGGAGAAAGTGCTACTAGAACCAAATTCAGTAAGTATATGAATATTGAAATTCTGCAAGGGAATGCGCAAGTGGTCAAAGATGCGGATGGCCTACAGAAAATTCATACTAACGGTGAAGGCAGTATTACGGCAAGGGTTACAGTTCCAAATGCGGACGTAGCATCACTTCTAAGTGAAAATGCAAATACTACACTTATAGTGAATTTCAATGTAAAAGATGCTAATGCGCCAGTTATAACTACTGCCAGAGAAAGTGTAGAAGTAACAACCGGTTCTAATTTATTAACCACTAACAATTTTATTTCGTTATTTGGTATTTCTGTTTATGATGAAGCTGATGGAAATTTAACTTACGCGGCGAACACAACTTATATACCTGAATTTATTAACGAACTAGGGGAATATAGAGTAGTAATTGACACTATTGATTATTCTGGAAATGAAGCAAGTAAGACAGTAGAGTTATTGGACAAAAGTAAACCAGTTATTGGCGCGGCGATAAGTAGTCAAAATGTTTCCTTAGAAAATGCTTCATCAACTTTAAGTGATGCAGAAATTATTGAATTATTTGGCGTCACAGCTAAGGATAATATGGATTCGAATATTGCTGATTCCCTCACAGTTTCAGGAGAAGAAAACTACAATAGAGCTGTTGGAACATACCAATTTACGGTAACTGCGAGAGATGAGAGTGGAAATGAATCTTCTCGAGCACTAGTACTAAATGTTACGGATGAAGGAACCCCCGAAATTAACGTAGATGCTAGTAAGTTAACCTATGAACTTGGCGGGGAACCTTTAAGTGAAACATCTACACCAGAAGAATTCACGGCATATATTGGCTTAACGATGACAGATAATGTATCTAGTGAAGAAACATTAAGAGCGAACTTGATAGTAGATGGATTTGATGAAATAGACTTTACTACAGCAGGTGAGTATCCTATTACACTATCCACATCAGATGAAAGTGGGAATGAAGCTAATTTAGATGTGAATTTTACAATTGAAGATACGGTGGTTCCTGTTTTAGGCGTGGACAACCAACGTATTAGCCAATCATTTGGTGAAGACTATGCCTTTACATCAGAAAGTTTGGTAGAAGCAGCTGGTATTAACATAAACGATGCTGATGCAAAAGCAAGCTATACTATTGATGAAGCAGACTTAGAAGCATTAAATACAGCTATTCAATCAAATGATTTAACGAATGCAGGGGAATATTCTGTGGAAGTTACTGCAAAAGATTCTTCTGGAAATGTCTCGATACCAGTTACTGTTGTTGTAAATGTACAAGATACAAAAGCACCTGTATTAGAAGCAGATCTTAGCCACTCTCTTGTTCAATACACTACTCTTCCAACAGCAGACGAAATCAAAGAATCTATCCATGCTACAGTTACTGATAAGGTAGACAAAGAGTTATCAGTAGCAGATATCCAGGTAACGGATTTAGATAGTATAGATATGGAAGTGGCGGGAACATCTACTATTAAACTTTCAGTTGTAGATGGCTCTGGTAACGAGTCAGAGCGTACAGTAGAGATAGAGGTGCAAGCAGATACTGATAAAGATGGTATCCCTGATTCAGACGAAAAAGATGAAGGAACAGACCCATTAAATCCAGATAACGATCCGGATGGCGACGACGTACCAGACGGAGATGATAAGGATGGGAATGGTAAACCAGATGGTGACGACAAAAACCCATTAAATCCAGAAGATAATCCAAATGGAGGCGATAATACTCCATTAAACCCAGAAAACAATCCAAATACTCAAGGAGATCAAGCAAATACTTCTGGCGCAAACAAAGAACCATCAACGAAGACGACACAAATTGAATTACCAGCCACAGGGGATGATACTTCAGCCACTACTACTTTGTTTGGTGGAATAATGGCTCTCCTTGGAACGATTTGGATAAAAAGACATTCAAAGAAAGAAAAAACAGTAACGACTAAAAAATAA
- a CDS encoding Cof-type HAD-IIB family hydrolase produces the protein MTIEAIILDIDGTLLSDNKEITPNTKKALITAQQNGVKLILASGRPTTAMHLYAEQLEMEKYHGLIVSYNGAKVIDCQTNEELFSQALTVAEGKAVLEHMKQFDVKVMIDKDDYMYVNNVYNCFVPYRGEEINIIEYESRGGNFKLCEKDDLADFLDYPISKILTAGDPTYLQENYQAMMTPFKDSLNCVFTADFYFEFTAQGIDKAKALDTVLKPMGIKAENLIAFGDGHNDITMVRYAGTGVAMQNAVPELKEAANTITLSNNEDGIAHLLDSLILS, from the coding sequence ATGACTATTGAAGCGATTATTTTAGATATTGATGGTACACTTTTGAGCGATAATAAAGAAATCACTCCAAATACAAAAAAAGCCCTCATCACCGCACAACAAAACGGCGTGAAACTAATCCTTGCATCGGGAAGGCCAACAACTGCAATGCATCTTTATGCGGAACAATTAGAAATGGAAAAATATCACGGCTTAATTGTTTCTTACAACGGTGCCAAGGTAATTGATTGCCAGACGAATGAAGAATTATTCAGCCAAGCCCTTACTGTTGCGGAAGGAAAAGCAGTTCTCGAGCATATGAAGCAATTCGATGTAAAAGTAATGATTGATAAAGACGATTATATGTATGTAAATAATGTATACAATTGCTTTGTCCCTTATCGCGGAGAAGAAATTAATATTATCGAGTACGAATCCCGCGGCGGAAACTTCAAATTATGTGAAAAGGATGATTTGGCGGACTTCTTAGATTATCCGATAAGCAAAATTTTAACTGCCGGTGATCCAACTTATTTGCAAGAAAATTACCAAGCAATGATGACGCCTTTCAAAGATTCTTTAAATTGCGTTTTTACGGCCGATTTTTACTTTGAATTCACCGCACAAGGCATTGATAAAGCAAAAGCGTTAGATACTGTTTTAAAGCCAATGGGAATAAAAGCTGAAAATTTAATTGCCTTTGGGGACGGCCACAATGATATTACGATGGTCCGTTACGCTGGAACAGGTGTCGCGATGCAAAATGCTGTACCAGAATTAAAAGAAGCCGCAAATACCATTACTCTGTCTAATAACGAAGACGGGATTGCGCATTTGCTTGATAGTTTGATTCTAAGTTAA
- a CDS encoding InlB B-repeat-containing protein: MVVQADSIDQPTPINQIFPDSALAEVMRYQLGKSSVTDVVSQSELDNVTSVNGQKKEIISIEGVQYLTNLTNLLLAENNIRDIQPLENLTNLTVLNMIDNELTDISPLSNLTNLTKLSLGDDSIIDVSPLAGLTNLINLYLTSYDLTDVSELANLTNLTNLWLSSPKLSNVSVLSNFHNLETLQLRSTLVSDITPIANLKKLKLLDVSMNEIKDISSLSELSNLTELTLTDNHISDISALSELTNLNYLYLDVNQISDISALADLSNLEELYVMDQTITNEPLTFQTNIVINNTIKDENGALVTPLDISDNGSYTSPNITWNLPAYTDEVNYTFEKIGSIGNGPFYFTGTVYQPLEEVPATYNVIFDIDGVQNSEEVVVDALLEEPAAPTKEGYTFTGWYDAKTGGEKWDFTTDKMPAKDITLYAQFSINNYKAIFDVDGTTTSQTVNYQSLLTKPTDPTKEGYTFTGWYDAKTGGNKWDFTTDKMPANDITLYAQFSKNPENGGTDTPSNGNKTKPEQPARENSTTITAIEKSTTLPKTGDNGTALLVLAGLLLTGASLLLTKQKKKSI, from the coding sequence ATGGTGGTGCAGGCAGATAGCATTGATCAACCGACACCAATCAATCAAATTTTTCCAGATAGTGCTTTAGCAGAAGTAATGAGATACCAGCTAGGAAAGTCTTCAGTAACAGATGTTGTTTCACAGAGCGAGTTGGATAATGTAACAAGTGTTAACGGACAGAAAAAAGAAATAATATCTATAGAAGGGGTCCAATATTTAACGAATTTGACAAATCTCCTTTTAGCGGAAAACAACATAAGAGATATCCAACCATTAGAAAATTTAACCAACTTAACTGTTCTTAATATGATAGATAATGAGTTAACTGATATCTCACCTTTGTCCAATTTAACTAATCTGACGAAGTTGTCTTTGGGAGATGATTCAATTATTGATGTTAGCCCATTAGCTGGTTTAACCAATTTAATCAACCTGTATTTGACTTCTTATGATTTAACGGATGTAAGTGAGCTAGCCAATTTAACTAATCTAACGAATCTCTGGCTTTCTTCGCCTAAGCTAAGTAATGTCAGCGTATTATCAAATTTCCACAATTTAGAAACGTTGCAGTTGCGTAGTACTTTAGTAAGTGATATTACCCCGATAGCCAACTTAAAAAAGCTGAAGTTATTAGATGTGAGTATGAATGAAATAAAGGATATAAGTTCTTTATCGGAGTTATCTAATTTAACAGAGCTAACTTTGACTGATAACCATATAAGTGATATTAGTGCATTATCTGAATTAACTAACTTAAATTATCTATATTTGGACGTCAATCAAATAAGTGATATTAGTGCATTAGCTGATTTAAGTAATTTAGAAGAATTATACGTTATGGATCAAACTATAACTAATGAACCACTGACCTTTCAGACCAATATAGTTATTAATAATACGATAAAAGACGAAAATGGTGCATTAGTAACCCCGCTGGATATAAGTGATAATGGAAGTTATACTAGTCCAAATATCACCTGGAATCTACCAGCCTATACGGATGAAGTAAACTACACGTTTGAAAAAATTGGAAGTATCGGAAATGGTCCATTCTATTTCACTGGGACAGTTTACCAACCTCTAGAAGAAGTACCAGCAACTTACAATGTAATTTTCGATATAGATGGTGTGCAAAATAGTGAAGAAGTTGTAGTAGACGCGTTACTTGAAGAGCCAGCCGCACCAACCAAAGAAGGCTACACGTTCACAGGTTGGTATGATGCAAAAACAGGCGGGGAAAAATGGGACTTTACCACGGATAAAATGCCAGCAAAAGATATCACGCTATATGCCCAATTTAGCATAAATAACTACAAAGCTATATTTGATGTAGATGGCACAACAACGAGTCAAACAGTAAATTATCAAAGCTTATTGACCAAACCAACAGACCCAACCAAAGAAGGCTACACATTCACAGGTTGGTATGACGCAAAAACAGGCGGGAATAAATGGGACTTTACCACGGATAAAATGCCTGCGAACGATATCACATTATACGCCCAGTTCAGTAAAAATCCAGAAAATGGTGGGACAGACACACCTAGTAATGGTAATAAAACTAAGCCCGAGCAACCAGCAAGGGAAAATAGTACGACCATAACTGCTATAGAAAAAAGTACAACGCTCCCCAAGACAGGTGACAACGGAACCGCTCTTTTAGTACTAGCAGGTTTATTATTAACAGGAGCATCATTATTACTCACCAAACAGAAGAAAAAATCGATATAA
- a CDS encoding PTS lactose/cellobiose transporter subunit IIA gives MNDKESQIAMELIFHSGNAKSTAMQAIMKAESDNIAEGKELIKQARKELHEAHAIQTNLMTAEINGEKVEKTILLIHAQDHFMAANLTIDLGERMINLHEKIVNK, from the coding sequence ATGAATGATAAAGAATCCCAAATCGCAATGGAGCTAATTTTTCACTCTGGAAATGCTAAGTCGACAGCGATGCAAGCAATTATGAAAGCAGAATCAGATAATATCGCAGAAGGAAAAGAGCTAATTAAACAAGCGAGAAAAGAACTCCACGAAGCCCATGCCATCCAAACGAACTTGATGACAGCGGAAATTAATGGAGAAAAAGTCGAAAAAACAATTTTACTAATTCATGCACAAGATCATTTTATGGCCGCTAATTTAACTATAGACCTAGGTGAGCGGATGATAAATTTACATGAGAAAATAGTTAATAAATAA